One window of Uloborus diversus isolate 005 chromosome 3, Udiv.v.3.1, whole genome shotgun sequence genomic DNA carries:
- the LOC129219194 gene encoding sulfotransferase 1C4-like, translating to MPKDTSIVPYKIFRGFKIPKGGVEEYFEYAADYKPKPGDIFLVSYPKCGTTWVQQLLYLVHSKGIPAPGGWSEMVNKVPFLEQDGPNNLDGALAFKYHLPYHLMPMSSDAKYIYVARNPKDACVSYYHFLKGLPGYSIGEFNEFFEAFLTEQLPHGCIIDHVKDWYQHRNLPNILFLTYEELKINPRAEILKLADFLDISIDETALEGILKYSSFNFMHHLMEEGKDFVESYLRQTTRLNSNTNSMLPKMLRKGVVGDWKSHFSPEQSKRLNDKFLQKTKGTGMELLWTAHMGSL from the exons ATGCCAAAAGATACCTCCATAGTACCATACAAAATCTTTCGAGGGTTTAAGATTCCCAAAGGTGGAGTAGAGGAGTATTTTGAGTATGCTGCTGATTACAAACCGAAGCCAGGGGACATCTTCTTGGTGTCTTATCCAAAATGTGGAACAACTTGGGTACAACAACTTCTCTACTTAGTGCATTCTAAAGGTATTCCAGCTCCTGGTGGATGGTCCGAGATGGTAAACAAAGTTCCCTTCCTTGAACAGGATGGACCCAATAATTTAGATGGTGCTTTGGCCTTCAAGTATCATCTACCGTATCATCTTATGCCAATGTCGTCTGATGCAAAATACATATACGTAGCAAGGAATCCAAAAGACGCTTGCGTATCTTATTACCACTTTCTCAAG gGGCTTCCAGGATACAGCATTGGAGAATTTAATGAGTTCTTTGAAGCATTTCTCACAGAACAGTTACCTCATGGCTGCATAATAGATCATGTGAAGGATTGGTACCAACATAGGAATCTTCCAAACATTCTTTTCCTAACTTATGAAGAGCTCAAGATAAATCCTAGAGCAGAAATTCTCAAATTGGCGGACTTTCTTGATATATCAATTGATGAAACAGCACTAGAAG gaattttgaaatattcaagcTTTAATTTCATGCACCATTTAATGGAGGAGGGCAAGGATTTCGTGGAGAGCTATCTTCGGCAAACTACAAGACTGAATTCAAACACGAATTCAATGCTGCCCAAGATGTTAAGAAAAGGAGTTGTTGGGGACTGGAAAAGTCATTTTTCTCCAGAGCAAAGTAAACGACTGAAtgataaatttcttcaaaaaacaaaaggaaCTGGTATGGAACTATTGTGGACAGCCCACATGGGCAGTTTATAA